One window of Trinickia caryophylli genomic DNA carries:
- the glyQ gene encoding glycine--tRNA ligase subunit alpha: MLTFQQLILTLQSYWDRQGCALLQPIDMEVGAGTSHVHTFLRAIGPEPWRAAYVQPSRRPKDGRYGDNPNRLQHYYQYQVVLKPAPENILDLYLGSLEALGFDLKQNDVRFVEDDWENPTLGAWGLGWEVWLNGMEVTQFTYFQQVGGLDCKPVLGEITYGLERLAMYLQKVENVFDLVWTEWEEPGPNGPELRRLTYGDVYHQNEVEQSTYNFEHANVDLLFTLFNAYEAEAKRMIETQLALPGYELVLKAGHTFNLLDARGAISVTERAAYIGRIRALSRLVAQAYYESREKLGFPMLGNPVHGVRGLTTDAQDAAMPAWAPPLKVERAIDEK, translated from the coding sequence ATGCTCACGTTTCAGCAACTCATTCTGACGCTGCAATCCTATTGGGACCGACAGGGCTGCGCGCTGCTGCAGCCAATCGATATGGAGGTCGGGGCCGGCACGTCGCACGTCCATACGTTTTTGCGCGCGATCGGCCCCGAGCCGTGGCGCGCCGCCTACGTACAGCCCTCGCGCCGCCCCAAGGACGGCCGCTACGGCGACAACCCGAACCGCCTGCAGCATTACTACCAGTATCAGGTCGTACTGAAACCCGCGCCGGAAAACATCCTCGATCTCTACCTCGGATCGCTCGAGGCGCTCGGCTTCGATCTGAAGCAAAACGACGTGCGCTTCGTCGAAGACGATTGGGAAAACCCGACGCTGGGCGCATGGGGGCTCGGCTGGGAAGTCTGGCTCAACGGCATGGAAGTCACGCAGTTCACCTACTTCCAGCAGGTGGGCGGCCTCGACTGCAAGCCCGTGCTCGGCGAAATCACCTACGGGCTCGAGCGGCTCGCGATGTACCTGCAGAAGGTCGAAAACGTGTTCGATCTCGTCTGGACCGAATGGGAGGAGCCGGGCCCGAACGGCCCCGAGCTGCGCCGCCTCACTTACGGCGACGTTTACCATCAGAACGAGGTCGAGCAGTCGACCTACAACTTCGAGCACGCGAACGTCGATCTGCTTTTCACGCTGTTCAACGCCTACGAGGCCGAGGCAAAGCGCATGATCGAGACGCAGCTCGCGCTGCCCGGCTACGAACTCGTGCTCAAGGCGGGTCACACGTTCAATCTGCTCGACGCGCGCGGCGCGATCTCCGTCACCGAGCGCGCCGCCTACATCGGCCGAATCCGCGCGCTGTCGCGCCTCGTCGCTCAAGCCTATTACGAGTCGCGCGAAAAGCTCGGTTTTCCGATGCTCGGCAATCCGGTGCACGGTGTGCGCGGGCTCACCACCGACGCGCAGGACGCGGCAATGCCGGCCTGGGCGCCGCCGCTGAAGGTCGAACGCGCGATCGACGAGAAATGA